Part of the Pseudomonas chlororaphis genome, CGACTGCTGCGCCAGCAGGTCCTTCATTTTTTGTGCGGGGATGACCCGCGTCAGATCGGTATCGATCGGCGTGGGGCCCAGCGCATTAACGGTGATGCCAAAACTGGCCAGCTCCTTGGCCATTACACAGGTCAGGGTCTCCACAGCGGCTTTGGACGCGGCGTACAGCGCCTCTCCTTCCAGCTTCAGCGGCTTGGCCACCGTGGAAAAATTCACAATGCGTCCCTGACGCCCGGCGCGCATGAGCTTTGCCGCTTCCCGGCTGAGCAGGAATGTGCCCAGCACATTGGTTTGCATGATGTTTTGCGCGGTTTTGTAGGGCGTCAGCAGCGAGTGATTCATGCTGGCGATGCCGGCATTGTTGATCAGGTGATCAAGCCGGCCGCAGGTGCCACGCACGTGTTTCATCAGCTCGCCGATGGCCTGCTCATCGGCCACGTCCGCAATAAAGTGGTCGTAGCTTGAATGGGTAAGATCGCTGGATGAACGGCTGCAGCCGATTACGCGATGCCCCTGAGCAAGGTAATACTCGGCCAGATGCCTGCCGATCCCCTTGCGTGTCCCCGTGATAAGCGTGACAGGCTTTTTATCGTCCATGGGGCACCTGAGCATTCAGTTCAAGAATGTAATTGGCGAAGGTGCTTACCGACTGGAACGGACTGCGCTTGGGGGACATGGCGCTGTCGTTGACCAGCGTCATCTTGACCCCCAGCTGTTCCTCAAGCATCTGCTCGACGTCAATCACAATGGACACCAGGCTCATCGAATCGAGGACACCGCCGGCACCGTAGAGGGCGGTGTCTTCGCCTTGTTCCAGGCTGATGGGCTGGGCGAGACTGTGGTTTTCATTTTCAATCGCATTATAAATAATGCTGAGAACTTGCTCTTTCATAGGGACTCTCTCAAAAGTGGATCAGGCGAGACGCTTGACGAATTGATGAAGAAGTTGCGCTTCCTTGAGTTGAAAGTAGCGCGAGTCGATCACCGATAATTCAAAGCCAAGCACCACCAGGCACTGGTTTTGTTGTTTGAACTCAAGGCGGCAGCCAAAACGAAAATTCGAGGCGCCCGAGCGGCGCAGCTCCACCGGAATACACAGGATTTCGGTGTGTATCGGCAGCAGAAAGTCCCGATACGTAACATCCATTTTGTTGGTCACAAAGTTGACTTTGCCTTTGGCCGCCGGGGTTACGTAATAGGCCTCTGCAACGGCGATGGTCATTTGGCGTGCAGCCTCGATGACCATCATTCCAGAAACATGCTGGCCGGTCAGATGATCGCTTAGTTCAGCATTGGCATCATCGATCATTAACGAAGCAGAATAAGTGCCATTACCATTTTCCCAAGGCGCGGAGATGGCAATGTTATGACTCTTCAATTTGTGCGTAGCACTTGAAGAGGCGCGCGGGGGATGCTCCACCGGAAGGATATTCAATGTCGGCGCCAACGCCTCCTTGAATCCGTACAGCGTGTTTAGTTGCTCATCGGTAACACCCTGACCAACATGTAAGGTCAACTTTTCGCTTTCAGCGAGTTGAGCAACCATTTCTTCGGCCGCTGTCACCGATATAAATAGATTATCGCTGCACTGACTTTTTATCCTATCTCCCACTACGACGTAATGTCTGGGCGGTTCCTGCTGATGTGAACTAAGCGGGGAAAATCCAGAAAACGGGCACGAAGAAACGCTGCTTGAGACACTGAGCTCTTCCATTTTTTTCACCTTTATAGGCTTACAGAATCCAGGTATTGGGATGAAACAGGCTGAAGTGTCACCGGACTGACAGGCTCGGTAATCATTCGGGTGATGGCAGGCACATGCTGGGTGAGGAAAAAATGGTTCCCCTCAAAGAACTCCAGCCGAATAGAATCTTGACTATGCTCCTTCCAGGCCATCACATCCTGAACCGGTGCAAAGGGATCCTGGCTACCGCCTAAAACCGTCATGGGAAGGCCCAACGGCTCGCCCGGAAGGTGCCGGTATGAGGCTGCCGCCTGGAAATCCTTGATCAAGGAAGGCAGCATGCGGTGCTTGGCTGCCGAATCCTTGAACATGAAATCCGGAATAATTCCAAACTTGGCAACCGTTTTAAGGAATACCTCTTCTGAATCGTCTAGTGTTACCTGTGCGCAGTTAAAGAGGTGCGGCGCACGGCAGGCAGCTACCACTAACTTGATCAAATGCGGGCCAAATTCATGCTGGCGACGAGCAACCTCATACGCAACAATGGCCCCCAGGCTGTAACCAAAAACAATGACCTCGCGCGCCGCCAGGTTGTCGATCAGCGCAATGACTTCATTTGCCATGGCCTCGACAGTACCGGGTGCCTGCGTGACATCTTTTTGATAGCGACGTTTATAAGTGACACCCGTCACCGGCATGTCAGTACCCACGGCACGTCGCAACGCTTCAAACGACAAGCCGCTGCCCCCGGCGAACGGTATGAACACACACACTTTTTCAGAGTCGATGAGCATCATCGAAGACTCCTTGTTTGAGAGATCAAAAAAAGCTCAGGAAACTAATGTTCGTCCCTGACTGTTCTGCCAAGTTGGAGTCTGCCTGGTTTTCCGAAAAAACCGTTTACTGCGAGCAATTGTATTTCAGAGTATTTCAAAGCGGTTGAGCGTTTTCGGCTCAACTGTCTGAACTATAAGTTCAATATCCGCGCATATTAAAAAGCCATTACAGGAGATGGCGAACGGACGGGTAAAAACATGACAGGAATTTTAAGGGGAGGGAGGTATCACGAAGAACAGCAGATAGCTGTATTGATGCGAGCACCCATACAACTAATCAGTACAAGGAAGGAATAACAAGTTACGAACGTGGACGACCGGTCACTCAATGGCTATACGACCGAAAGTTGTTTGGAGCGCGGCCTTAGGATCGCCAGCAAGGCGACCATTGCCAATACGGCGCACAATAATCCCAGAGTGGCGCATCCGGTCCATCCGAATCGCAGCCAAAGATACCCACCCAAGGCACTGCCAAATGCCCCACCACAAAAATTGCAGACCATGTACACGGTGTTCAAGCGGCTTCGGCTTTCCGGGCTCAGAGAAAAAATCCGTGTCTGGTTGGCCACCTGCCCCAGCTGCAAGGCAAAGCTGAGCAGGTTGGCGCACGCCAGCAGCACAATGAACAGATTGGCCCAGGCCATCGATAAGACGAAGCTCAGGCAACACAGCGCAATAGAAGCGAGGCTGATAGCGACCGTGCCAAACCGTTCACACAGTTTGCCAGCCGCCGGCGTCAGCAACGTGGCGAGGGCGCCCCACAGACTGAACAGGCCGACCTCCGTGGCATTCATGTTGTGGGGTGGCCCCATTAGCTTGAAAGCGATGACCGACCAGAACGCACTGAAGGCGGCAAACACGGCGGCGCCCAAGGCGCAAGACAGGCGCAGCAACGGTTCATGCCAGAAAAGGTGCAGCATCGAACTCAGGAGTCGGCCATAGGCAACCGGTATTCCGGGCGCATGACGCTGAGGCAGAATCCTCGGCAGAACCAGCGCGCACAGGGCCATGACGCAAGCCGCCACCCAATACACCGAGTGCCAGCCAAGGTGATCGGCCAACCATCCAGCAATGGCCCTGGACAGCAGGATTCCGATGACCAAACCCGTTTGTATCCAGGCAATGACGCGA contains:
- a CDS encoding oxidoreductase, with protein sequence MDDKKPVTLITGTRKGIGRHLAEYYLAQGHRVIGCSRSSSDLTHSSYDHFIADVADEQAIGELMKHVRGTCGRLDHLINNAGIASMNHSLLTPYKTAQNIMQTNVLGTFLLSREAAKLMRAGRQGRIVNFSTVAKPLKLEGEALYAASKAAVETLTCVMAKELASFGITVNALGPTPIDTDLTRVIPAQKMKDLLAQQSLKRFGTFDDVTNVTDFFLSSRSHFITGQVVYLGGL